A region from the Perca fluviatilis chromosome 16, GENO_Pfluv_1.0, whole genome shotgun sequence genome encodes:
- the LOC120544386 gene encoding proline-rich protein 36-like isoform X3, translating to MAKTAFLILFTHNYIYVTTILPLQKSLHLYIFLTPTQLCLWRPQPSASQISHDSFPSTVSAEFWNSHLNIRGPRVAPKPQKDKEKKPDAVNSVPPAAAPQTSSAAQSDSVPQPDSDNQLKTAPKSDAATKQSGSNPTLFHEFCPITTRSPGELDYGSGQGALCFINPLFLQSQNAFSRRRMFKHSLKVRISTESATLLSPPLAPPPPPPLMPKTKRQCKAQKQAQGTVHPLKGLLHDENPSQNTPSEAQVQPPSVTPHLQPKMQEQGQTQMEPGQREAGIRGGTTQLPTVMENLPYDSDYMQPSPMINFSHSPSLPPYLSPSVSPKAPPLFPKVSPSLFPHDSPGASPHVSPHHSPSLSPKAPFSLSPYDSPSASPSLSPYQSPSPSPQVPFALSPFTSPSFPQLAKQACHTPATPSEPEQQRSDRVAEEEGAGAEESKDEDDETNEELHTKREEEDLVLQMTAASLNDTDSCSSFSSLEGAAETPPHSPHKLDNGTSL from the exons atggcaaaaacagcttttctcattttatttacaCATAACTACATCTACGTAACTACCATTCTCCCCCTCCAAAAATCCCTGCACCTATACATTTTTCTCACCCCCACCCAGCTCTGTCTCTGGAGACCTCAGCCATCAGCTTCCCAGATCTCCCACGACTCATTTCCTTCTACTGTGTCAGCAG aATTCTGGAATTCCCATCTAAACATCCGTGGGCCACGGGTGGCCCCTAAGCCCCAGAAGGACAAAGAGAAGAAGCCAGACGCTGTAAATTCAGTCCCGCCTGCTGCTGCCCCACAGACGAGCTCGGCAGCTCAGTCGGATTCAGTTCCCCAGCCCGACTCAGACAACCAGCTCAAGACAGCACCTAAATCAGACGCCGCCACCAAACAATCAGGTTCCAATCCCACCCTGTTCCATGAGTTTTGTCCAATCACTACACGCAGCCCCGGAGAGCTGGACTATGGCTCCGGCCAGGGCGCTCTCTGTTTCATCAACCCTCTTTTCTTGCAGTCCCAGAACGCTTTCTCCAGACGACGCATGTTCAAACACAGTCTCAAGGTTCGGATTTCCACAGAGTCAGCCACCCTGCTTTCGCCCCCACTcgctcctccacctccaccacctCTAATGCCTAAAACCAAACGACAATGTAAAGCTCAGAAACAGGCACAAGGAACCGTCCATCCCTTGAAAGGTCTTTTACATGATGAGAACCCAAGTCAGAACACCCCCAGTGAGGCCCAAGTTCAGCCTCCGTCAGTAACTCCTCACCTCCAGCCTAAGATGCAGGAGCAGGGCCAAACACAAATGGAACCAGGCCAAAGGGAAGCTGGAATCAGGGGGGGTACAACTCAGCTACCAACAGTCATGGAGAATCTTCCATACGACTCAGACTACATGCAGCCGTCTCCAATGATCAATTTCTCCCATTCTCCCTCACTCCCTCCTTACCTCTCCCCATCGGTTTCTCCCAAGGCGCCTCCCCTTTTCCCCAAAGTATCTCCATCCCTCTTTCCTCATGACTCTCCCGGTGCTTCCCCCCACGTCTCGCCTCATCATTCCCCATCTCTTTCTCCCAAGGCTCCCTTTTCCCTCTCTCCATATGACTCACCCAGCGCTTCACCCTCTCTTTCACCTTACCAGTCCCCATCTCCTTCTCCACAGGTCCCCttcgctctctctcccttcacCTCTCCATCCTTCCCTCAGCTGGCAAAGCAAGCCTGTCATACACCTGCTACTCCTTCAGAGCCAGAGCAGCAAAGATCAGATAGAGtggctgaggaggagggagcaggtgctgaggaaaGTAAGGATGAAGATGATGAGACAAATGAGGAACTGCACACaaagagggaagaggaggaTCTGGTTTTACAGATGACTGCTGCTTCTCTAAATGACACAGACAGCTGCAGTTCCTTCAGCAGTCTTGAGGGAGCAGCAGAGACTCCACCTCACTCACCCCACAAACTGGACAATGGTACAAGCCTCTAG
- the LOC120544386 gene encoding ras and Rab interactor 1-like isoform X1, with product MRKRGKEMAQEEPLYDFPEPTQPSERKGHQRGQGSLRSISVLDRLLLTVPVWLQLSINPATALHILQREPPGTFLVRKSRTSKKDVLCVRLADDSLPSFVQQFGIRQEHCTLSLETSAISFPDLPRLISFYCVSRDVLRFPLELPEAIAKATSHKELESISHMGIEFWNSHLNIRGPRVAPKPQKDKEKKPDAVNSVPPAAAPQTSSAAQSDSVPQPDSDNQLKTAPKSDAATKQSGSNPTLFHEFCPITTRSPGELDYGSGQGALCFINPLFLQSQNAFSRRRMFKHSLKVRISTESATLLSPPLAPPPPPPLMPKTKRQCKAQKQAQGTVHPLKGLLHDENPSQNTPSEAQVQPPSVTPHLQPKMQEQGQTQMEPGQREAGIRGGTTQLPTVMENLPYDSDYMQPSPMINFSHSPSLPPYLSPSVSPKAPPLFPKVSPSLFPHDSPGASPHVSPHHSPSLSPKAPFSLSPYDSPSASPSLSPYQSPSPSPQVPFALSPFTSPSFPQLAKQACHTPATPSEPEQQRSDRVAEEEGAGAEESKDEDDETNEELHTKREEEDLVLQMTAASLNDTDSCSSFSSLEGAAETPPHSPHKLDNGTSL from the exons ATGCGAAAACGGGGCAAAGAG atggcACAAGAAGAACCGCTGTATGATTTCCCGGAGCCCACCCAGCCGTCAGAGCGCAAGGGGCATCAAAGAGGACAGGGCTCTCTGAGAAGCATCAGCGTATTGGACCGTCTCCTGCTCACAGTTCCTGTCTGGCTTCAGCTGTCCATCAACCCTGCCACCGCACTGCACATACTGCAGAGGGAGCCTCCTGGG ACCTTCTTGGTGCGTAAGTCTCGCACGTCCAAGAAAGACGTGCTGTGTGTCCGCTTGGCAGATGACAGCTTGCCATCCTTTGTTCAGCAGTTTGGCATCCGGCAGGAACACTGCA CTCTGTCTCTGGAGACCTCAGCCATCAGCTTCCCAGATCTCCCACGACTCATTTCCTTCTACTGTGTCAGCAG AGATGTATTACGCTTCCCTCTGGAGCTTCCTGAAGCCATTGCAAAGGCAACATCCCACAAAGAGCTCGAGTCAATCTCACATATGGGAATAG aATTCTGGAATTCCCATCTAAACATCCGTGGGCCACGGGTGGCCCCTAAGCCCCAGAAGGACAAAGAGAAGAAGCCAGACGCTGTAAATTCAGTCCCGCCTGCTGCTGCCCCACAGACGAGCTCGGCAGCTCAGTCGGATTCAGTTCCCCAGCCCGACTCAGACAACCAGCTCAAGACAGCACCTAAATCAGACGCCGCCACCAAACAATCAGGTTCCAATCCCACCCTGTTCCATGAGTTTTGTCCAATCACTACACGCAGCCCCGGAGAGCTGGACTATGGCTCCGGCCAGGGCGCTCTCTGTTTCATCAACCCTCTTTTCTTGCAGTCCCAGAACGCTTTCTCCAGACGACGCATGTTCAAACACAGTCTCAAGGTTCGGATTTCCACAGAGTCAGCCACCCTGCTTTCGCCCCCACTcgctcctccacctccaccacctCTAATGCCTAAAACCAAACGACAATGTAAAGCTCAGAAACAGGCACAAGGAACCGTCCATCCCTTGAAAGGTCTTTTACATGATGAGAACCCAAGTCAGAACACCCCCAGTGAGGCCCAAGTTCAGCCTCCGTCAGTAACTCCTCACCTCCAGCCTAAGATGCAGGAGCAGGGCCAAACACAAATGGAACCAGGCCAAAGGGAAGCTGGAATCAGGGGGGGTACAACTCAGCTACCAACAGTCATGGAGAATCTTCCATACGACTCAGACTACATGCAGCCGTCTCCAATGATCAATTTCTCCCATTCTCCCTCACTCCCTCCTTACCTCTCCCCATCGGTTTCTCCCAAGGCGCCTCCCCTTTTCCCCAAAGTATCTCCATCCCTCTTTCCTCATGACTCTCCCGGTGCTTCCCCCCACGTCTCGCCTCATCATTCCCCATCTCTTTCTCCCAAGGCTCCCTTTTCCCTCTCTCCATATGACTCACCCAGCGCTTCACCCTCTCTTTCACCTTACCAGTCCCCATCTCCTTCTCCACAGGTCCCCttcgctctctctcccttcacCTCTCCATCCTTCCCTCAGCTGGCAAAGCAAGCCTGTCATACACCTGCTACTCCTTCAGAGCCAGAGCAGCAAAGATCAGATAGAGtggctgaggaggagggagcaggtgctgaggaaaGTAAGGATGAAGATGATGAGACAAATGAGGAACTGCACACaaagagggaagaggaggaTCTGGTTTTACAGATGACTGCTGCTTCTCTAAATGACACAGACAGCTGCAGTTCCTTCAGCAGTCTTGAGGGAGCAGCAGAGACTCCACCTCACTCACCCCACAAACTGGACAATGGTACAAGCCTCTAG
- the LOC120544386 gene encoding ras and Rab interactor 1-like isoform X2, producing MAQEEPLYDFPEPTQPSERKGHQRGQGSLRSISVLDRLLLTVPVWLQLSINPATALHILQREPPGTFLVRKSRTSKKDVLCVRLADDSLPSFVQQFGIRQEHCTLSLETSAISFPDLPRLISFYCVSRDVLRFPLELPEAIAKATSHKELESISHMGIEFWNSHLNIRGPRVAPKPQKDKEKKPDAVNSVPPAAAPQTSSAAQSDSVPQPDSDNQLKTAPKSDAATKQSGSNPTLFHEFCPITTRSPGELDYGSGQGALCFINPLFLQSQNAFSRRRMFKHSLKVRISTESATLLSPPLAPPPPPPLMPKTKRQCKAQKQAQGTVHPLKGLLHDENPSQNTPSEAQVQPPSVTPHLQPKMQEQGQTQMEPGQREAGIRGGTTQLPTVMENLPYDSDYMQPSPMINFSHSPSLPPYLSPSVSPKAPPLFPKVSPSLFPHDSPGASPHVSPHHSPSLSPKAPFSLSPYDSPSASPSLSPYQSPSPSPQVPFALSPFTSPSFPQLAKQACHTPATPSEPEQQRSDRVAEEEGAGAEESKDEDDETNEELHTKREEEDLVLQMTAASLNDTDSCSSFSSLEGAAETPPHSPHKLDNGTSL from the exons atggcACAAGAAGAACCGCTGTATGATTTCCCGGAGCCCACCCAGCCGTCAGAGCGCAAGGGGCATCAAAGAGGACAGGGCTCTCTGAGAAGCATCAGCGTATTGGACCGTCTCCTGCTCACAGTTCCTGTCTGGCTTCAGCTGTCCATCAACCCTGCCACCGCACTGCACATACTGCAGAGGGAGCCTCCTGGG ACCTTCTTGGTGCGTAAGTCTCGCACGTCCAAGAAAGACGTGCTGTGTGTCCGCTTGGCAGATGACAGCTTGCCATCCTTTGTTCAGCAGTTTGGCATCCGGCAGGAACACTGCA CTCTGTCTCTGGAGACCTCAGCCATCAGCTTCCCAGATCTCCCACGACTCATTTCCTTCTACTGTGTCAGCAG AGATGTATTACGCTTCCCTCTGGAGCTTCCTGAAGCCATTGCAAAGGCAACATCCCACAAAGAGCTCGAGTCAATCTCACATATGGGAATAG aATTCTGGAATTCCCATCTAAACATCCGTGGGCCACGGGTGGCCCCTAAGCCCCAGAAGGACAAAGAGAAGAAGCCAGACGCTGTAAATTCAGTCCCGCCTGCTGCTGCCCCACAGACGAGCTCGGCAGCTCAGTCGGATTCAGTTCCCCAGCCCGACTCAGACAACCAGCTCAAGACAGCACCTAAATCAGACGCCGCCACCAAACAATCAGGTTCCAATCCCACCCTGTTCCATGAGTTTTGTCCAATCACTACACGCAGCCCCGGAGAGCTGGACTATGGCTCCGGCCAGGGCGCTCTCTGTTTCATCAACCCTCTTTTCTTGCAGTCCCAGAACGCTTTCTCCAGACGACGCATGTTCAAACACAGTCTCAAGGTTCGGATTTCCACAGAGTCAGCCACCCTGCTTTCGCCCCCACTcgctcctccacctccaccacctCTAATGCCTAAAACCAAACGACAATGTAAAGCTCAGAAACAGGCACAAGGAACCGTCCATCCCTTGAAAGGTCTTTTACATGATGAGAACCCAAGTCAGAACACCCCCAGTGAGGCCCAAGTTCAGCCTCCGTCAGTAACTCCTCACCTCCAGCCTAAGATGCAGGAGCAGGGCCAAACACAAATGGAACCAGGCCAAAGGGAAGCTGGAATCAGGGGGGGTACAACTCAGCTACCAACAGTCATGGAGAATCTTCCATACGACTCAGACTACATGCAGCCGTCTCCAATGATCAATTTCTCCCATTCTCCCTCACTCCCTCCTTACCTCTCCCCATCGGTTTCTCCCAAGGCGCCTCCCCTTTTCCCCAAAGTATCTCCATCCCTCTTTCCTCATGACTCTCCCGGTGCTTCCCCCCACGTCTCGCCTCATCATTCCCCATCTCTTTCTCCCAAGGCTCCCTTTTCCCTCTCTCCATATGACTCACCCAGCGCTTCACCCTCTCTTTCACCTTACCAGTCCCCATCTCCTTCTCCACAGGTCCCCttcgctctctctcccttcacCTCTCCATCCTTCCCTCAGCTGGCAAAGCAAGCCTGTCATACACCTGCTACTCCTTCAGAGCCAGAGCAGCAAAGATCAGATAGAGtggctgaggaggagggagcaggtgctgaggaaaGTAAGGATGAAGATGATGAGACAAATGAGGAACTGCACACaaagagggaagaggaggaTCTGGTTTTACAGATGACTGCTGCTTCTCTAAATGACACAGACAGCTGCAGTTCCTTCAGCAGTCTTGAGGGAGCAGCAGAGACTCCACCTCACTCACCCCACAAACTGGACAATGGTACAAGCCTCTAG
- the LOC120544386 gene encoding proline-rich protein 36-like isoform X4 produces MTACHPLFSSLASGRNTALCLWRPQPSASQISHDSFPSTVSAEFWNSHLNIRGPRVAPKPQKDKEKKPDAVNSVPPAAAPQTSSAAQSDSVPQPDSDNQLKTAPKSDAATKQSGSNPTLFHEFCPITTRSPGELDYGSGQGALCFINPLFLQSQNAFSRRRMFKHSLKVRISTESATLLSPPLAPPPPPPLMPKTKRQCKAQKQAQGTVHPLKGLLHDENPSQNTPSEAQVQPPSVTPHLQPKMQEQGQTQMEPGQREAGIRGGTTQLPTVMENLPYDSDYMQPSPMINFSHSPSLPPYLSPSVSPKAPPLFPKVSPSLFPHDSPGASPHVSPHHSPSLSPKAPFSLSPYDSPSASPSLSPYQSPSPSPQVPFALSPFTSPSFPQLAKQACHTPATPSEPEQQRSDRVAEEEGAGAEESKDEDDETNEELHTKREEEDLVLQMTAASLNDTDSCSSFSSLEGAAETPPHSPHKLDNGTSL; encoded by the exons ATGACAGCTTGCCATCCTTTGTTCAGCAGTTTGGCATCCGGCAGGAACACTGCA CTCTGTCTCTGGAGACCTCAGCCATCAGCTTCCCAGATCTCCCACGACTCATTTCCTTCTACTGTGTCAGCAG aATTCTGGAATTCCCATCTAAACATCCGTGGGCCACGGGTGGCCCCTAAGCCCCAGAAGGACAAAGAGAAGAAGCCAGACGCTGTAAATTCAGTCCCGCCTGCTGCTGCCCCACAGACGAGCTCGGCAGCTCAGTCGGATTCAGTTCCCCAGCCCGACTCAGACAACCAGCTCAAGACAGCACCTAAATCAGACGCCGCCACCAAACAATCAGGTTCCAATCCCACCCTGTTCCATGAGTTTTGTCCAATCACTACACGCAGCCCCGGAGAGCTGGACTATGGCTCCGGCCAGGGCGCTCTCTGTTTCATCAACCCTCTTTTCTTGCAGTCCCAGAACGCTTTCTCCAGACGACGCATGTTCAAACACAGTCTCAAGGTTCGGATTTCCACAGAGTCAGCCACCCTGCTTTCGCCCCCACTcgctcctccacctccaccacctCTAATGCCTAAAACCAAACGACAATGTAAAGCTCAGAAACAGGCACAAGGAACCGTCCATCCCTTGAAAGGTCTTTTACATGATGAGAACCCAAGTCAGAACACCCCCAGTGAGGCCCAAGTTCAGCCTCCGTCAGTAACTCCTCACCTCCAGCCTAAGATGCAGGAGCAGGGCCAAACACAAATGGAACCAGGCCAAAGGGAAGCTGGAATCAGGGGGGGTACAACTCAGCTACCAACAGTCATGGAGAATCTTCCATACGACTCAGACTACATGCAGCCGTCTCCAATGATCAATTTCTCCCATTCTCCCTCACTCCCTCCTTACCTCTCCCCATCGGTTTCTCCCAAGGCGCCTCCCCTTTTCCCCAAAGTATCTCCATCCCTCTTTCCTCATGACTCTCCCGGTGCTTCCCCCCACGTCTCGCCTCATCATTCCCCATCTCTTTCTCCCAAGGCTCCCTTTTCCCTCTCTCCATATGACTCACCCAGCGCTTCACCCTCTCTTTCACCTTACCAGTCCCCATCTCCTTCTCCACAGGTCCCCttcgctctctctcccttcacCTCTCCATCCTTCCCTCAGCTGGCAAAGCAAGCCTGTCATACACCTGCTACTCCTTCAGAGCCAGAGCAGCAAAGATCAGATAGAGtggctgaggaggagggagcaggtgctgaggaaaGTAAGGATGAAGATGATGAGACAAATGAGGAACTGCACACaaagagggaagaggaggaTCTGGTTTTACAGATGACTGCTGCTTCTCTAAATGACACAGACAGCTGCAGTTCCTTCAGCAGTCTTGAGGGAGCAGCAGAGACTCCACCTCACTCACCCCACAAACTGGACAATGGTACAAGCCTCTAG